The following proteins are encoded in a genomic region of Hirundo rustica isolate bHirRus1 chromosome 3, bHirRus1.pri.v3, whole genome shotgun sequence:
- the LOC120750239 gene encoding spectrin beta chain, non-erythrocytic 2-like isoform X3, giving the protein MSGSTARKVQPFTINTRLSLPKCAADFPGDACPGIALASALDSHRGLRRSINERISLYLAHARAGPAAPAGRPRSPGEDGGTDEDRLNRSSLARSIKKITLSNWYGDAGTGEAGGHGDPARAGGERNHNNNNSRTGKAQFKVFLRKDVDAEDKLQEPGSVQASVFCSPVDRCSPFYALAGSPVSSPQKESPKGKESAAAPRCIGGSGVGAASLLDPSPLIAQFNREMLQAESWVRGKLRDLKDGCDLQDWEEVAQTLQRDMKDFENTLIKLNQMGEQLMWRASPSAEAVRRQLLALQDQWQLLKQTAASQSKALGGLRSLQDFNRKAERLEAWIKHKEEKPSLAALLQESPDKIQLTRRILDLKQEEQQFQSLHKELNSLAQKLEKQSKSESRNISARRKHLNKTWLRLQGTLKEHHEALQLALEVASFLQQAEILLGAIHAKQSSICSTGKPGEGEPCQDRDVRDIASQVMMLDVAVSQLLNLQPSLAARVTSKHRDVKESWAQLQQALRTGKAPGKAPTQASSSPGGKTAAPNVEARREDSGHGAVGKEAAAKWTRGLGSMVPKDVLEKMAEQKKGEESNLGCPAVGQRPHGGDNKRRREAEAERGMQQLETQMRDVCQVVNVTLSPHNESVAVGVPPYPAVSLEAARVQQEPLAPSTRALLLEGPARGRPPGSPQVEAMLRELGELWEDLQRKHQENGVVLQEIDKALKLVGELDQAERWLQAVAGSLLEPAAMRSPAELRQDLEEMSRLEKQLLLCGLKLQALREEAAGESPTEHEGARKMQRKVEMVEEKLAHVQAALRHRAADLRDSLVLSEFLQDLQEEEARSQQGSAAPGSGHCGSQGCFPLLSAQAEMSPSSEDMSRPLGELQEAVEMLNDAAKERERVMEVAAEMESLERLVAKVSPQLEALQCRAKALSQDIALAENSFTTVKSEKDLQGLQSLLSCQQEMEHAVSQTLQGQLEELERAAARLQELCPARQCPVSRELQETLRAWAGLRELLQESRLRVQQASQLRSFFKDYLAMISWTEDTRAQIFSESPSSSSLPETPCEELERRSEEKLKEFEALAAAGQQLVSEEHYLSATIKERLEELQSMLGWVLVRWRAQRHQQDLGNRQEGRRDPESLSSTSPTGQEQHASRAPPPLESIHSPAKFVPCSLLEPVQRLEPKLPKKTAISPPSSPLSDAPSGAERSWGEPSSKTPSDAEPPKEAAPWDPAETSTLLLPPRGACGLEGTVNLILSIGKKGEKKKAQLQASSERPGEEALPAVQAEARKTCTARRPPAVVRRPPAGSGGMPAVSHTLPKAGAGCLFNSLQRREQARAEQAQLLTLQGIMGDGSLRPAPQECHGPSNTWPQKCGWRKGAPRAAAAGPQLGELLLYVRNPLVQDIDAECGAAPQNPCPPNPKITCPRVSLGSVLSLELPRDAVVLGCRRGAAARQQETEEQEQRQDQAVRPWKPAGAHGVAWQEDGHRPQEPSRRLGMSPKSEQGTWFEEVSFNRSYSQQRAHCAGKEHWNLQRPSSTSRDLPDSRPSRPSHVGMGDELTPHFGQDDSPTASSGARHHRAAWLELGSSPSSVPGRAGAVPSPACAQQPASSSQPRGSPASPAAPTQLSVFEWALGSPQPQSPAPGTKEVCHPAHRQFEEEEEELQAIWDGAQERWAQSPPGGSCASRRTGSRAGSLPSPSATAGGPLILSSANNVLVAKFTLPTTAQLLHSPSGERSPGSDSPRGLRVSPHVEELVSAAPVDASSAWDQRRHGQEERESSKVLPGKTEFQMMEGTLERKHVLQAGGRKASCRAWGLFHAVLMRQTLCFYQDRRDSLKSSVVALPLNLSGAVCTPDAEYTKKTNCFRLQLQDGSEYLLRAPTQALMNEWVSKLQQNSGFPKVDYFQAAAQHVEGTGGTGSFSKVSSPGTSHLQGHHQVTATKSQEIVVLPCASTLLQRPLGSQDGPVGGTVAAAENAQGTGHKEQQWSPRASPGLWDNICPEDDYGLVANKRRSYSFTSATYQKITPVAVPREPVEAGSSYSVTLYIGEQVSAVPRARCHSFVARTGSPKDTPGEKTTSPPRTKNKSVFKKFFGKKE; this is encoded by the exons ATGTCGGGCAGCACGGCGAGGAAGGTGCAGCCCTTCACCATCAACACCAGGCTCTCGCTGCCCAAGTGTGCCGCGGACTTCCCCGGAGACGCCTGTCCCGGCATCGCCCTCGCCTCCGCGCTGGACAGCCACCGCGGCCTCCGCCGCAGCATCAACGAGCGCATCTCCCTCTACCTGGCCCAcgcccgggccggccccgcagcccccgcgggGCGGCCGCGCAGTCCCGGCGAGGACGGGGGCACCGACGAGGACCGCCTGAACCGCAGCTCCCTAGCCCGCTCCATTAAGAAGATCACGCTGTCCAACTGGTACGGGGACGCTGGCACGGGAGAggcggggggacacggggacccTGCCCGCGCCGGCGGCGAGAGgaaccacaacaacaacaacagcaggaCAGGGAAAGCTCAGTTCAAG GTCTTCCTCAGGAAGGATGTGGATGCGGAGGACAAGCTGCAGGagcctggaagtgttcaggccAGTGTCTTCTGCTCTCCGGTGGACAGATGTTCTCCCTTCTACGCG CTGGCAGGATCCCCGGTGTCGTCACCCCAGAAAGAGAGCCCTAAGGGCAAGGAGTCTGCTGCAGCGCCGAGATGCATTGGGGGAAGCGGTGTGGGAGCAGCCTCCCTCCTTGACCCGAGTCCTCTGATAGCCCAGTTCAACCGGGAGATGCTGCAG GCAGAGAGCTGGGTGCGAGGCAAGCTGCGGGACCTGAAGGACGGCTGTGACCTCCAGgactgggaggaggtggctcagaCCTTGCAGCGGGACATGAAGGATTTTGAGAACACGCTGATAAAGCTCAATCAG ATGGGCGAGCAGCTGATGTGGAGGGCGAGCCCCAGCGCTGAGGCCGTGCggaggcagctgctggccctgcaggaCCAGTGGCAGCTCCTGAAGCAGACGGCTGCCAGCCAGAGCAAAGCCCTGGGAGGGCTGCGGAGTCTGCAGGACTTTAACAGGAAAGCCGAGCGGCTGGAGGCGTGGATCAAGCACAAG GAGGAGAAGCCCTCTCTGGCGGCCCTCCTGCAGGAAAGCCCGGACAAGATCCAGCTCACCCGCCGCATCCTTGACTTGAAGCAG GAGGAACAGCAGTTCCAGAGTCTGCACAAGGAGCTGAACAGCCTGGCCCAGAAGCtggagaaacaaagcaaaagtgAGAGCAGAAACATCTCAGCCCGGCGCAAGCACCTCAATAAAAC GTGGCTGCGGCTGCAGGGGACCCTGAAGGAGCACCATGAGGCTCTGCAGCTGGCCCTGGAGGTGGCCTCCTTCCTCCAGCAAGCAGAAATCCTGCTCGGGGCCATCCATGCAAAG CAGAGCAGCATCTGCAGTACAGGGAAGCCAGGGGAGGGCGAGCCATGCCAGGATCGGGATGTCAGGGACATAGCCAGCCAGGTGATG ATGCTGGATGTGGCAGTGTCCCAGCTCCTAAACttgcagcccagcctggcagcccgAGTCACCTCAAAGCACCGAGATGTGAAggagagctgggctcagctgcagcaggcgCTGAG AACAGGGAAGGCTCCTGGGAAGGCTCCGACACAGGCAAGCAGTTCCCCAGGGGGCAAAACTGCAGCTCCAAATGTTGAGGCTCGAAGAGAAGATAGCGGTCATGGGGCTGTGGGTaaggaagcagcagccaaaTGGACAAGAGGACTCGGCAGCATG GTACCAAAAGATGTGCTGGAGAAGAtggcagagcagaagaaaggagaggagagcaaCCTTGGCTGCCCAGCAGTGGGACAGCGCCCTCATGGAGGGGACAATAAAAG gagaagagaggcagaggctgagcgggggatgcagcagctggagaccCAAATGCGGGATGTCTGCCAGGTGGTGAATGTG ACTCTGTCCCCACACAATGAGAGTGTGGCTGTGGGAGTCCCCCCGTATCCAGCGGTGAGCCTGGAGGCAGCACGGGTGCAGCAAGAGCCCCTGGCCCCCagcaccagggctctgctcctg GAGGGGCCAGCACGAGGGAGGCCTCCTGGGAGCCCTCAGGTGGAGGCCATGCTGCGGGAACTGGGGGAGTTGTGGGAGGACCTGCAGAGGAAGCACCAGGAGAATGGTGTAGTGCTGCAAGAAATCGATAAG GCACTGAAGCTGGTGGGGGAGCTGGACCAGGCTGAGCGATGGCTGCAAGCCGTGGCTGGGTCGCTCCTGGAACCAGCTGCCATGAGAAGCCCGGCAGAGCTGCGCCAGGACCTGGAAGAAATGAGCCGACTGgagaagcagctcctgctctgtggtCTCAAGCTGCAGGCGCTGCGGGAAGAAGCAGCAGGCGAGTCGCCCACTGAGCACGAGGGGGCaaggaaaatgcagaggaaagTGGAGATGGTGGAAGAGAA GTTGGCACACGTGCAGGCAGCCCTGCGGCACCGGGCAGCAGATCTGCGGGACTCCCTGGTGCTGTCTGAGTTCCTGCAGGACCTGCAAGAGGAGGAGGCACGGAGCCAGCAGGGATCTGCAGCG ccaGGGAGTGGGCATTGCGGCTCGCAGGGGTGCTTTCCCCTGCTCTCAGCACAGGCTGAGATGTCTCCAAGCAGTGAGGATATGAGCCGCCCcttgggagagctgcaggaggccGTGGAGATGCTGAATGATGCGGCGAAGGAGCGGGAGCGGGTCATGGAGGTGGCAGCGGAGATGGAGAGCCTGGAGCGTCTG GTGGCAAAGGTATCCCCACAGCTGGAGGCCCTTCAGTGCAGAGCCAAGGCACTGTCTCAAGACATTGCCCTAGCAGAGAACAGCTTCACTACAGTGAAGAGTGAGAAGGACCTGCAAGGGCTGCAGAGCTtgctcagctgccagcaggagatGGAG CATGCAGTGTCACAGACCCTGCaagggcagctggaggagctggagagggcagCTGCCCGCTTGCAAGAGCTGTGTCCCGCTCGGCAATGCCCCGTCAGCCGGGAGCTGCAGGAGACTCTGCgggcctgggcagggctgcgagagctgctgcaggagagccgGCTCCGCGTGCAGCAGGCCAGCCAGCTCCGGAGCTTCTTCAAGGATTATTTAGCCATGAT CTCCTGGACGGAGGACACACGGGCTCAGATCTTCTCTGAAAGCCCAAGCAGCTCCAGTCTCCCAGAGACTCCATGTGAGGAACTGGAGAGGAGAAGCGAAGAGAAACTCAAGGAGTTTGAGGCACTAGcggcagcagggcagcagctggtgTCAGAGGAGCACTACCTGAGTGCAACA ATAAAGGAGCGCTtggaagagctgcagagcaTGCTGGGCTGGGTGCTGGTGCGCTGGAGAGCACAGAGGCATCAGCAGGATCTGGGGAACAgacaggagggcaggagggacccGGAGAGCCTCTCAAGTACATCCCCCACTGGTCAA gagcagcatgCCTCACGTGCTCCACCCCCCCTGGAAAGCATCCACAGCCCAGCGAAGTTcgtgccctgctccctccttgAGCCTGTGCAAAGATTAGAGCCAAAGCTTCCCAAGAAAACAGCCATCTCTCCGCCCTCATCACCCCTCTCAGATGCCCCCTCAGGAGCGGAGCGGAGCTGGGGGGAGCCCAGCAGCAAAACACCCTCTGATGCAGAACCCCCCAAGGAGGCTGCCCCCTGGGATCCTGCTGAGACCTccacgctgctgctgcccccGCGGGGCGCCTGTGGCCTCGAGGGGACGGTCAACCTCATCCTCAGCATTGGcaagaagggagagaagaagaaggCGCAGCTGCAGGCCAGCAGCGAGCGGCCGGGCGAGGAGGCACTGCCAGCG GTGCAGGCGGAGGCCAGAAAAACCTGCACCGCAAGGCGGCCGCCCGCTGTTGTCCGCCGCCCTCCAGCAGGCAGCGGTGGGATGCCGGCCGTCTCCCACACCCTGCCCAAGGCCGGGGCTGGCTGTCTCTTCAACAGCCTGCAGCGGCGGGAGCAGGCCCGGGCAGAGCAGGCCCAGCTGCTGACTCTCCAGGGCATCATGGGCGATGGCTCCCTGCGGCCCGCGCCCCAGGAATGCCATGGCCCCAGCAACACGTGGCCTCAGAAGTGCGGCTGGAGGAAGGGGGCGCCGAGGGCAGCTGCTGCCGGACCTCAGCTTGGGGAGCTGCTCCTCTACGTCAGGAACCCGCTGGTGCAGGACATCGATGCCGAGTGCGGGGCGGCCCCTCAGAACCCCTGCCCCCCTAACCCAAAAATCACATGCCCCCGTGtttccctgggctctgtgctcagcctggagctgccacGGGATGCGGTGGTCCTGGGGTGCCGCCGAGGGGCTGCAGCACGGCAGCAGGAGacggaggagcaggagcagaggcaggatcAAGCGGTGAGGCCTTGGAAGCCCGCAGGCGCACATGGAGTTGCATGGCAGGAAGATGGGCACCGTCCCCAGGAGCCCAGCAGGAGGCTGGGGATGTCACCCAAGAGTGAGCAAGGAACGTGGTTCGAGGAGGTGAGCTTCAACCGCAGCTACAGCCAGCAAAGGGCACactgtgctgggaaggagcacTGGAACCTGCAGcgccccagcagcaccagcagagacCTTCCGGACTCGAGGCCGAGCCGGCCATCCCATGTGGGTATGGGGGATGAGCTGACCCCCCACTTTGGCCAGGATGACAGCCCCACTGCCTCCAGCGGGGCCAGGCATCACAGAGCCGCTTGGCTAGAGCTCGGATCATCCCCTTCCAGCgtcccaggcagggctggagccgtccccagccctgcctgtgcacagcagccagccagcagcagccagcccagaggGTCCCCAGCTTCCCCTGCCGCCCCCACCCAGCTCTCTGTCTTTGAGTGGGCACTAGGGTCtccacagccccagagccctgcaCCAGGCACTAAGGAAGTTTGCCACCCTGCTCACAGGCAGtttgaggaagaggaggaggagctgcaggccatctgggatggggcacaggaGCGATGGGCACAGAGCCCACCgggaggcagctgtgccagccgcaggacaggcagcagagcaggcagcttgCCCAGCCCCAGCGCTACTGCTGGCGGGCCCCTCATCCTCTCATCAGCCAACAACGTGCTAGTGGCCAAATTCACCCTTCCTAccactgcccagctgctgcacagcccatcaggagagaggagccctggcagtgacagccccCGTGGGCTCAGGGTTTCCCCCCACGTGGAGGAGCTGGTGTCTGCAGCCCCCGTGGATGCCTCCAGCGCCTGGGATCAGCGGAGGCACGggcaagaggagagagagagcagcaaG GTCCTTCCTGGTAAAACAGAGTTTCAGATGATGGAGGGGACGCTGGAAAGGAAGCATGTAttgcaggcaggagggagaaaG GCCAGCTGCCGGGCCTGGGGCCTCTTCCACGCCGTGCTGATGAGGCAGACGCTGTGCTTCTACCAGGACCGCAGGGACAGCCTCAAG agctctgtggtGGCCCTTCCTCTGAACCTCTCTGGGGCAGTCTGCACCCCAGATGCCGAGTACACCAAGAAGACAAACTGCTTCAGGCTTCA gctgcaggaTGGCTCTGAATACCTCCTGAGGGCCCCCACCCAGGCGCTCATGAACGAATGGGTCTCCAAGCTGCAGCAAAACTCAG GTTTCCCTAAAGTGGATTacttccaggcagcagcacagcatgTCGAGGGCACTGGTGGTACTGGCAG TTTCAGCAAGgtctccagccctgggacctCCCACCTCCAGGGACATCATCAGGTCACGGCCACCAAGAGCCAGGAGATTGTGGTGTTACCCTGCGCAAGCACGCTGCTGCAGCGGCCTCTGGGCAGCCAGGATGGCCCAGTCGGTGGcactgtggcagcagcag